In Peromyscus maniculatus bairdii isolate BWxNUB_F1_BW_parent chromosome 9, HU_Pman_BW_mat_3.1, whole genome shotgun sequence, one genomic interval encodes:
- the LOC143267305 gene encoding uncharacterized protein LOC143267305, with product MECERNELRGILANYTNKDLNNRLNFEIAMLEIEHKQVMSALHKLPMEISDAFDKCKGLIEETEYFRGCYGALIPPNPPHQERGEEGDAEAEHGAAADDKGEK from the exons ATGGAATGTGAGAGAAATGAGCTGCGTGGAATCCTGGCCAATTATACAAACAAGGATTTgaacaacag gctgaatttcGAAATTGCGATGCTTGAAATAGAACACAAGCAGGTGATGTCAGCTCTCCATAAATTGCCCATGGAGATTAGTGATGCCTTTGACAAGTGCAAGGGACTGATTGAGGAGACTGAATACTTTAG AGGCTGCTATGGAGCCCTCATCCCACCCAACCCTCCTCACCAAGAAAGGGGtgaggaaggagatgcagaggctGAACATGGAGCTGCAGCTGATGACAAGGGAGAGAAATGA